The following coding sequences are from one Rhineura floridana isolate rRhiFlo1 chromosome 2, rRhiFlo1.hap2, whole genome shotgun sequence window:
- the LOC133376188 gene encoding UDP-glucuronosyltransferase 1-6-like, protein MICIFHQPNLLAVWLLFLLPIFNLIESKKLLVIPQDGSHWLSMRAVVEKLSERGHEITVVTPEINLLLKESKHYKLKTYAVPYKNEDLSAGFQKFASNLFHKVPFPFTILQEYRNNMYVINMFFYNCDSLLKNRLIIKYLEETQFDALFTDPALPCGVILAEHLSIPSVYFFRGFPCSLEHAICKSPNPTSYIPRCYTRYTDQMTFIQRVVNLFVNSVETSLFKTLYNKYEDIASEFLQRDVHLPTLYRNGSVWLLRYDFVFEYPRPVMPNMVFIGGINCKEGNVLPQIQLCHVESS, encoded by the exons ATGATTTGTATTTTTCACCAACCTAACCTCTTGGCTGTATGGCTCCTCTTTTTGCTTCCCATCTTTAATTTAATTGAAAGTAAGAAGCTACTAGTGATACCTCAGGATGGAAGTCACTGGCTCAGCATGCGTGCTGTTGTGGAAAAGCTCAGTGAAAGAGGTCATGAGATAACGGTGGTGACCCCAGAaattaatttgcttttaaaagaatCAAAGCATTACAAGCTGAAAACATATGCAGTGCCATACAAAAATGAAGATCTCAGTGCTGGATTTCAAAAGTTTGCTTCAAACCTCTTCCATAAGGTTCCTTTTCCTTTCACAATTCTTCAAGAATATCGGAACAACATGTATGTAATAAATATGTTTTTCTACAACTGTGACAGCCTTCTGAAGAACAGACTAATCATAAAGTACCTGGAAGAGACTCAGTTTGATGCACTTTTCACAGATCCAGCTTTGCCATGTGGAGTCATCCTAGCTGAACATCTCTCCATCCCTTCTGTGTATTTCTTTCGTGGATTCCCATGCAGTTTAGAACATGCAATTTGTAAATCTCCAAACCCTACTTCCTATATCCCAAGATGCTATACCAGGTACACAGACCAAATGACTTTCATCCAACGTGTGGTTAATCTGTTTGTTAATTCTGTAGAAACATCACTTTTTAAGACTCTTTATAATAAGTATGAAGATATTGCTTCAGAGTTTCTACAGAGAGATGTTCACTTACCAACGCTTTACAGGAATGGCTCTGTGTGGCTCTTACGATATGACTTTGTATTTGAGTATCCCAGACCTGTGATGCCAAATATGGTCTTCATTGGAGGAATAAACTGCAAGGAAGGAAATGTCCTGCCACAG ATCCAGCTTTGCCATGTGGAGTCATCCTAG
- the LOC133376187 gene encoding UDP-glucuronosyltransferase 1-6-like isoform X1: MNSCFAWFHGVAVCFFFVFALNCFGEGKRLLVIPQDGSHWLSMHAVVEKLSERGHEIVVVAPEVNLFLKESKYYTRKTFAVPYTPDDLAHRFLLFGSQPFDKVSFPAMILGTYRSMMHLLEMFFTNCKSLLRNREIIKYLEETQFDALFTDPALPCGVILAEHLSIPSVYFFRGFPCGLENAISKCPNPVSYVPRCYSSHTDHMTFTQRLLNLLISFLETPLFKTLYIPYQDLASELLQRDVHLPTLYRNGSVWLLRYDFVFEYPRPVMPNMVFIGGINCEEGKTLPQSAWLLREPDILLGDAWKKRVPPPSGILNCCLLCGKKSASQYHKLAALVGGSSLKACLKRLISKAVYGPIQTHPDTSLQC, from the exons ATGAATTCTTGCTTTGCTTGGTTTCATGGCGTTGCGGTatgttttttctttgtatttGCTCTCAACTGCTTTGGAGAGGGGAAGAGGCTGCTAGTGATACCTCAGGATGGAAGTCATTGGCTCAGCATGCATGCTGTAGTGGAGAAGCTCAGTGAAAGAGGCCATGAGATTGTGGTAGTGGCTCCAGAAGTTAATTTGTTCTTGAAAGAATCAAAGTACTATACTAGGAAAACATTTGCAGTGCCATATACACCAGATGATCTTGCCCACCGCTTCCTCTTGTTTGGCAGCCAGCCTTTTGATAAAGTCTCTTTTCCTGCCATGATTTTGGGTACATACAGGAGCATGATGCACCTACTTGAGATGTTTTTCACTAATTGCAAAAGCCTTCTAAGGAACAGAGAAATCATAAAGTACCTGGAAGAGACTCAGTTTGATGCACTTTTCACAGATCCAGCTTTGCCATGTGGAGTCATCCTAGCTGAACATCTCTCCATCCCTTCTGTGTACTTCTTTCGTGGATTCCCATGCGGTTTAGAGAATGCAATCAGCAAATGCCCAAACCCAGTGTCTTATGTCCCAAGATGCTATAGCAGCCACACAGATCACATGACATTTACCCAACGATTGTTGAACCTGCTCATTAGCTTCTTAGAGACGCCGCTTTTTAAGACGCTGTACATTCCATACCAAGACCTGGCTTCAGAACTTCTACAGAGAGATGTTCATTTACCAACACTTTACAGGAATGGCTCTGTTTGGCTTTTACGATATGACTTTGTATTTGAGTATCCCAGACCTGTGATGCCAAATATGGTCTTCATTGGAGGAATAAACTGTGAAGAAGGCAAAACCCTGCCACAG TCTGCCTGGCTTCTCCGTGAACCAGACATCCTACTAGGAGATGCTTGGAAGAAAAGAGTCCCTCCTCCCTCAGGGATCCTGAATTGTTGCCTGCTCTGTGGAAAGAAATCAGCTTCCCAGTATCATAAACTTGCGGCATTAGTAGGAGGAAGCTCTCTAAAGGCATGTCTGAAGCGACTCATTTCAAAAGCGGTCTATGGGCCCATCCAAACTCACCCGGATACATCCTTGCAATGCTGA
- the LOC133376187 gene encoding UDP-glucuronosyltransferase 1-6-like isoform X2, with protein sequence MNSCFAWFHGVAVCFFFVFALNCFGEGKRLLVIPQDGSHWLSMHAVVEKLSERGHEIVVVAPEVNLFLKESKYYTRKTFAVPYTPDDLAHRFLLFGSQPFDKVSFPAMILGTYRSMMHLLEMFFTNCKSLLRNREIIKYLEETQFDALFTDPALPCGVILAEHLSIPSVYFFRGFPCGLENAISKCPNPVSYVPRCYSSHTDHMTFTQRLLNLLISFLETPLFKTLYIPYQDLASELLQRDVHLPTLYRNGSVWLLRYDFVFEYPRPVMPNMVFIGGINCEEGKTLPQGDRAL encoded by the coding sequence ATGAATTCTTGCTTTGCTTGGTTTCATGGCGTTGCGGTatgttttttctttgtatttGCTCTCAACTGCTTTGGAGAGGGGAAGAGGCTGCTAGTGATACCTCAGGATGGAAGTCATTGGCTCAGCATGCATGCTGTAGTGGAGAAGCTCAGTGAAAGAGGCCATGAGATTGTGGTAGTGGCTCCAGAAGTTAATTTGTTCTTGAAAGAATCAAAGTACTATACTAGGAAAACATTTGCAGTGCCATATACACCAGATGATCTTGCCCACCGCTTCCTCTTGTTTGGCAGCCAGCCTTTTGATAAAGTCTCTTTTCCTGCCATGATTTTGGGTACATACAGGAGCATGATGCACCTACTTGAGATGTTTTTCACTAATTGCAAAAGCCTTCTAAGGAACAGAGAAATCATAAAGTACCTGGAAGAGACTCAGTTTGATGCACTTTTCACAGATCCAGCTTTGCCATGTGGAGTCATCCTAGCTGAACATCTCTCCATCCCTTCTGTGTACTTCTTTCGTGGATTCCCATGCGGTTTAGAGAATGCAATCAGCAAATGCCCAAACCCAGTGTCTTATGTCCCAAGATGCTATAGCAGCCACACAGATCACATGACATTTACCCAACGATTGTTGAACCTGCTCATTAGCTTCTTAGAGACGCCGCTTTTTAAGACGCTGTACATTCCATACCAAGACCTGGCTTCAGAACTTCTACAGAGAGATGTTCATTTACCAACACTTTACAGGAATGGCTCTGTTTGGCTTTTACGATATGACTTTGTATTTGAGTATCCCAGACCTGTGATGCCAAATATGGTCTTCATTGGAGGAATAAACTGTGAAGAAGGCAAAACCCTGCCACAG